Within the Molothrus aeneus isolate 106 chromosome 1, BPBGC_Maene_1.0, whole genome shotgun sequence genome, the region TGGAGCAagagaaggactcctctccctgtggAAGATGAAACCGCAGGAACAATGTGTGATGGACTGATTGTAACCTCCATTTCCTGTCTCTCTGCACCACTGGGAAGGAGAAGATAGAGcccagcaaggagggaggggtggagTGGAAGGCATTTTTAAGGCTAGTTTTAAGGCTagttttcttctcattcttctgctctgattttgattGGCAATAAATTCAATTCCTTTCCCCAAGCAGTGTCTGTTTTACCTGTGATGGCTGAACTCTTCCTGTCCTAAACTCATCAGCCTTTCAttgtattttctcttccctgtccagctgagcaTGGAAGATATAGAGGGGCTTTGGTGGGTACCTGGGATAGACCACCACAGATGCCAAACaaacttttacatttttacaaaaatgtaaaaagttaACCTAACAGCAATTCAGATGATGATATTCATATTGTCCTTTGAGCCCCTTCTGAAGGCTAGACAAGAAACATCTAATTAATGATGTGCCAGTTTGAAATtgagaactttaaaaaaatccacattatgAGAGCCAGAACAATTCTACTGAAAGCAAGCCCAAATTTTAACAAACAAGTTTTCAAGTATTTAAAACTATTGTCATTGCAGTATTGTCATTTTCTAAGGCCAAAGATTATATACTTTGAAGCATTGTCATGATTTAAACACAGTTGAATATGTTATTTTGCACTCTAGGGGAACTGAACTGTACTAAACTGTCCTCCATGACTGACAGTACTCAGCATTAGCCTGCAAACAAAAAAGACCTGCTCTTCGCTCTCTCAAAATATAGAAATAGAGATATATagaaacacaaattaaaaacaacagaagatgaaaaatttaCTTTCTCCCCTCTCCAtacctcttcctcctcccttaAATATTAAACATATGCTGCTACTTAATGCTAATTAAGTTAGAGCATCTAACTTGCACTGTGAGAGCATCTCCAAGAAGACTAATTTCAATGGGATGCAGATAACtcctttttatatttatttccttaattttattttaaatatttcctatttCACTACACTTTGAACTGGTAAAACTGTTTTCTAttatcttttgtcttttttaaaaatacagtaatgagttattgaaatgttttctctctcaACTGGAATTAAACACCTGCAATATACTCCTCCCCGTATAATATTCTATAACTACCATAAGAGTTTTAATATGATGCAGTCTGTGGTtgagaccatggtgaagcagctatCTTCTGAATGTTGCTGTGTGTCTGTTCTGTGGCAATAGCCTTTCTGGTattccaaaacacagcagctaAGACATCTAAAGTTCTACAGATAGCAAAGGCCTGGCTAGGCATCTGTTCAAAACATTATGTGACAACAGTAAGAGCTGCAATCCAGTCTGGACCACCAAAAGGAAATTACaaaacacatacacaaaaaaatcactttcaaTCATCTCAGTGTAATTAGAGTGATTATCTTGCCTTGTAACTTACCTGAAGTCTGCAGTTGCTGCAAAGGATTCCAGCTCTGTAATAGAGAAGACGCAAAGAAAACCTTCTCCACTTCGGAAGTAGTTGTCTCTAATTGCAGCATagtcctcctgccctgctgtaTCCAATATATCAATTTGGACTTCTTCCCCATCCAGAACCACCTTTTTCCTGTAGCTATCTGCTTTGGTGGGCTCATAGTCTTCAACaaactagaaaaaaaccccttcatgATGTAAAATCATACCTGTATAAGAAACTTGCTTCTGTTTATGCATCTGGATATAGCAAACATGAAACGAGAACTGTGACTAATAACTAAGCATTGTGCATTTAGGCCTGTGAAGTACTCAAGCAACTCATAGTTAAAGCAGACTCTTCATCAGCCCAAACAGTTTTTAGGTTTTTGCTTTCCTCAGCCATTACAAGGAAATGTAGAGGTAATTTCAAAACATCAGTGTTTGCATGGCCCAAACTTCTTCTGGTTCAAGCACAACATCTATCTGCGTTCTATTATGAAATCAGGTAATCTTGACTTTAGATAAATTTAGTATCTACTTTTTAAGTACACTGAATGCTTAGTTTCTGACTTTTAACAAAAAGGGATGacttccactggaaaaaaaggaaaagagaaactgattttctttcctgtcctcAACACCAGCACAAAAAACATGGAAGAAACTGGCTGTTTCAGGTGTCATGCAACTCAACTAAGTGAAGAAGCTTTGAGCTATAATAACCAAGTTCTAACTCTAGTGATCAATGCAAAAATATTCCAATAATATGACAGAGTATCTAACAGGTGAGAAGTCTGAAAAATGCCAAATTTTACCTTCACAGGTACCTTTAGAGAGCAAATCAGTAATCTCAAAACATGTTTTTGTCACACTTAACTGCTGAATTTCATACCACATCACTTACATTTAGAccctttcagaaaataattctaCAAATGTAACTTAAACAACACTATGTAGCAGGTAGCTCCTGAGATAATTTCTATGACAGACTCTTACCTCATCATACATAAACTGTAGTGTTAAAGCAGATTTTCCTACACCACCACTTCCCACCATGATGACTTTGTGCAAAGCCAACGAATTCTGTCCTTTAGGTTTATTTGCTGCCATCTTTGGATTGCAGAAAATTCACAGGTACCAAATGGAAAAatctagaagaaaaatatttctttgttagttttctttttcttctcccacaTGAACTgataaaatggatttttttcaaattcctaCATATTTCATGACTTAATTTCAGTTCTGCTTTAGTGAAAGCTACCTGCTCTTTCACTGGAAACCATTCCACAAGTTATATTGAgctcatctctttttttttttaattaagcaaaGAAATCGTTTACCATTTGGAAGCAGCATTTTAGTATGTAGTATTTTCTTTTAGTGGTACAGTAGGTGTCAAGAATTCTTGATAGTTTACTATAAGAATTGAAAAAGGAAGCCACAGTGAATCAACACCATATAAGAAAACATGATATGACagctggaggggaaggaaacTGACTTTTGAAGGGATTTCCAGTTTAAATGGCAAGCACTAACATACAGCAGCAAGCTAGAGTACTTTTACAGGAAAAGCAAGCAAACTTAAGATCTAAAAATACCCAGTTTCAGTAAGTCAGAAACCAAAATAACAATCTAGTTTAGACAGAGTGGAAAGATTCAACTTGCCTACAAATGTAATTATTTGGTAAATTTGGAGTAGTTGTCTCAGTCCTGTGACTGCTTGTTTAAACACAAATCTCTGCATCTCACCAACACCAAGGGGCTCTATGGCAGCTAATTCACATAGTTTAATGTATGAGAATACCACAAGCACAAAAAGTAGCAACTccattaactttaaaaaaaatcatgcgTGCTATAGTTTTAGTGGATCTCTATTTTCCCCACACTTTTGTTTCATTCTCTACCTATCTCAATAGTAATAAAACTGTATTTGTGAATGCTTGCACAGTTCTTAAAACACAAGGAAGTCCCCCTACAGTGACAGAATGTGCTCTCATCCACAGACTTCAGGTCAAAACAAGGTCTGAACTCCAAAAGAGACAATGACACCTAGattacatatataaatacaagGAAGATTTATGGTAGCAATGGAAAACCAAAtgtaattttcatattttaattaaaaactcaaAAACAGCACATTCACATGGCTCAGTTATATAACTACCAGATAATAATGCAGCATAGTAACTTATCATGATTACCTTGTTACCTTTAGCCATCATGATTATTTGATAACGTCACACTAAAATGACATCCTACTGCATAATGAATTACCCTTCTGTGCAGCCTAAAAAATCAGAATGTGAAGCACAACAACTTTCTTCAAACTTGTATCAAAAACCTTATTTGAGGCCATGCACTAAGGCTCTGTTAGCAGTGATGCAGGTAGTATAAAAGCACCATGACTAAAGCTTCATCGGAGATGAAGCCAATCCTTCATggaagtaaaataaatacacacCATCAAGGTTCTCACACTGCCATGCCAACAagcaggctggggatgagcaaGCAGCTAGGAGAGCTACGGCTGGACCACCAAAGGGATATCACCATGCCACAGCCTAGCAATAAAAGTTGTCAGAGAGGTTTGAAGTTTGTCAACACTGCCATTGCTCAGGAACTGCTGGGCGTTGGTCAGCTAGCAGTaagcaaattttcttttaataacttttcttgggtttgttttcctttttaaaagatatttactAAGTTATCATTATttcaacccacaagttttctttcttttacccTTTCAATTCTCTCCCCCCTCCCACCAGTGGCAGGGGGAGTGAGCAAGCAGTGGGACTAATCTGCCTACCAAGCTAAATCCAAACTATATGGAAAACTCTTGAGATCACATCAGCACAGCTACCCATTCTACTGTCAAAGAA harbors:
- the RALA gene encoding ras-related protein Ral-A produces the protein MAANKPKGQNSLALHKVIMVGSGGVGKSALTLQFMYDEFVEDYEPTKADSYRKKVVLDGEEVQIDILDTAGQEDYAAIRDNYFRSGEGFLCVFSITELESFAATADFREQILRVKEDENVPFLLVGNKSDLEDKRQVSVEEAKNRADQWNVNYVETSAKTRANVDKVFFDLMREIRARKMEDSKEKNGKKKRKSLAKRIRERCCIL